GCCTCGACATCGCGGTGCCGGGGACGTTCCTGCTGCCCTTGCAGGACAAGCCGGAGCAGAGCACGTTTCTGGTCCTGCGTTGGCAGGGATTCTTCGTTCTCGGTGTGTGGGCGGGGTATTACTTGAAGCGCTTCGACGCCTGGCCGAACCGGCGGAAGCTGGCGGTCGTCATTGCCGCATCGTTGGTCACGGTCACGTGTCACCTGCTGGCTTACGACGAGCAGTACGGGTTGAACATCAACCCTGGACTGGTCTTCTGGAAGCAGGTGCTGAGCGTGCCGGAGTTCGTGAAGTACCTGGCGCTTTGCGTGACGATCTTCGGGTGGACGGGTTTGGCGTGGCGTTGGTTGGCATCGCCGATGCGGCCGATGGCGACGCTGGGGCGACACGCGCTGCCGGTGTACGTGGCCCATGTGTATCTGCTTGCACCGTTGGCGGCGTTGTCGGTCGCGGTGCCGTTGCCCGACGCGGGGAAGCTGGCTTGGCTCGTCATCGGCGTCGCGGCCTTGTGGGCGTTTGCCGTCGGCGTCGAGTGGTTGCAACGCAAGTGGAAGCCGACGCGCTACGTCGCCGCCCCGGCAATCGTCGTGGCGAGTGTGGCATACATGTTCGTTTGGCAACTACTGTGATGTCATGCAGGTGTTGCACGGGATGAACGCGATCACCGATCTGCCGAACGGAGCGGCGCTCTCGATCGGCAACTTCGACGGGCTGCACCTCGGGCATCAGCGGATCATCGAGGCGCTGGGTGATGGGCCGAGGGCGATCGTGACGTTCGAGCCGCACCCGGCGACGGTGCTGCGTCCGGAACTCGCGCCACCCCGGCTCTCGACGGCGGAACAAAAGCGCGCGTTGCTGGAAGACGCAGGGATCGACGCGGTGCTAGA
The DNA window shown above is from Planctomycetota bacterium and carries:
- the opgC gene encoding OpgC domain-containing protein, translating into MTESKKRDTRLDGWRGLCLANMLVAHLVHGGAIAFSPDWWLWLAEYTRFAAAGFILVSGMTIGLVFGRRDGAYLRMDRRAGEVLVAHFAMTLLAYALLAPQYPVGPLVWQVVTLREGHDLLPFYVVMLLAAPGMLWLLRRGLGWLLLLISAGLYGLDIAVPGTFLLPLQDKPEQSTFLVLRWQGFFVLGVWAGYYLKRFDAWPNRRKLAVVIAASLVTVTCHLLAYDEQYGLNINPGLVFWKQVLSVPEFVKYLALCVTIFGWTGLAWRWLASPMRPMATLGRHALPVYVAHVYLLAPLAALSVAVPLPDAGKLAWLVIGVAALWAFAVGVEWLQRKWKPTRYVAAPAIVVASVAYMFVWQLL